The proteins below are encoded in one region of Aphelocoma coerulescens isolate FSJ_1873_10779 chromosome 4, UR_Acoe_1.0, whole genome shotgun sequence:
- the LZTS3 gene encoding leucine zipper putative tumor suppressor 3 isoform X1, with product MATLETLPILSDPAYPSPENFHGFAPRYSQTIPKSAMGSVGSGVANDQEFAMKSVGTRTQSSGRQTEGPRNGYSTREISNRYSGEEKTYKSEKVSNSLYINGDLRKSEKVKMDICGNVTTNNEKNLPPPPQYREPSNPPKILPISGKLDQSNEPLVRPSAFKPVVPKNFHSMQNLCPPQSNGMAENRKSLNHANSNSPSAPKGGLDKSSLNRTTNQGGGLSDSGRNSLTSLPTYGTGYSQHVGPMSASTSHINRIGTTYVEKNIVGYNGISTSDSGRSSSKSTSSFNRLNHLNETMPFHSPSTDDIIQDLEDRLWEKEQEVLQMRRNLDKSEAAIFQVFEEKQKIWEREMEDLRQNYANKLQQVSKKAQRAQQALQLQIFKLQQEKKKLQDDMGQLLQQREELEKKFVAFKKEQAEFLPKIEETKWEVCQKAGEISLLKQQLKDSQADVSQKLNEIVGLRSQLKEGKNFLREKEEQILTLKDSYSSKSVNLEICESELQRKMSEVQVLREKLNHCELEVSGLKRTLASMGPAGPFGGDLGEKLRDPLACESDEAKMQRQSEDSVNTLRREVERLQTELKLERQQREQQVMDFEEERRTWQEEKEKVIKYQKQLQLNYVEMYQKNQLLEHKVNEMNTKTTSPPHTEEKKTWTPSRLERIESTEI from the exons ATGGCCACGCTAGAGACGCTGCCCATCCTCAGTGACCCGGCCTACCCCAGCCCAGAGAACTTCCACGGCTTCGCCCCCCGCTATTCCCAGACCATCCCCAAGAGCGCCATGGGGAGCGTGGGCAGCGGAGTGGCCAACGACCAGGAGTTCGCCATGAAGAGCGTGGGCACCCGGACGCAGAGCAGCGGCCGGCAGACGGAGGGGCCCCGCAACGGCTACTCCACGCGGGAGATCTCCAACCGCTACTCCGGCGAGGAGAAGACCTACAAGTCGGAGAAAGTCTCCAACTCTCTCTACATCAACGGCGACCTGCGCAAGAGCGAGAAGGTGAAGATGGACATCTGCGGCAACGTGACCACCAACAACGAGAAGAACCTGCCGCCGCCTCCCCAGTACCGAGAGCCCAGTAACCCACCAAAGATTTTGCCAATCTCTGGCAAACTAGACCAG aGCAATGAGCCCTTAGTTAGACCCTCAGCCTTTAAACCAGTAGTTCCTAAAAACTTCCATTCCATGCAGAACCTCTGCCCGCCGCAGAGCAACGGGATGGCAGAGAACAGAAAGAGCTTGAACCATGCCAACAGCAATAGCCCGTCCGCACCCAAGGGTGGACTCGACAAGAGCAGCCTTAACAGGACTACAAACCAAGGGGGGGGGCTCTCGGATTCGGGCCGTAACTCGCTAACGAGCCTGCCCACCTACGGGACGGGCTACAGCCAGCACGTGGGCCCCATGAGCGCCTCCACGAGCCACATCAACCGCATCGGGACCACCTACGTGGAGAAGAACATCGTGGGATACAACGGGATATCTACCTCAGACAGCGGGCGGTCCTCGAGCAAGAGCACCTCGTCCTTCAACAGACTGAACCATCTCAACGAAACGATGCCTTTCCACTCGCCCTCGACCGACGACATCATCCAGGACCTGGAGGACCGGCTgtgggagaaggagcaggaggtgctccagatgCGGAGGAACTTGGACAAGAGCGAGGCGGCCATCTTCCAGGTGTTCGAGGAGAAGCAGAAGATCTGGGAGAGGGAGATGGAGGACTTGAGGCAGAACTATGCCAACAAGTTGCAGCAGGTCTCCAAAAAGGCGCAGCGGGCTCAGCAGGCTTTGCAGCTCCAAATCTTCAAGCtccagcaggagaaaaaaaaactccaGGATGACATGGGACAACTCCTCCAGCAAcgagaggagctggagaagaaatTTGTGGCTTTCAAGAAGGAGCAGGCTGAGTTTCTCCCTAAGATTGAAGAGACCAAGTGGGAG GTTTGCCAGAAGGCAGGTGAgatctccctgctcaagcagcagctgaaggacTCCCAAGCCGACGTCTCCCAGAAGCTCAACGAGATCGTGGGACTGCGGTCGCAGCTCAAGGAAGGTAAGAACTTCCTACGGGAGAAAGAGGAGCAGATCCTCACCCTGAAGGACTCCTACAGCTCCAAGAGCGTCAACCTGGAGATCTGCGAGAGCGAGCTGCAGCGGAAGATGAGCGAGGTCCAGgtgctgagggaaaagctgaaccACTGTGAGCTGGAGGTCTCCGGCCTGAAGCGGACACTTGCCAGCATGGGACCTGCGGGGCCTTTTGGCGGGGACCTCGGGGAGAAGCTGCGGGACCCGCTGGCCTGCGAGAGCGACGAGGCCAAGATGCAGCGGCAGAGCGAGGACAGCGTGAACACCCTGCGCAGGGAGGTGGAGCGGCTCCAGACGGAGCTGAAGCTGGAGCGGCAGCAGCGGGAGCAGCAGGTGATGGACTTCGAGGAGGAGCGGCGCACgtggcaggaggagaaggagaaagtcATCAAGTaccagaagcagctgcagctgaactACGTGGAGATGTACCAGAAGAACCAGCTCCTGGAGCACAAGGTCAACGAGATGAACACAAAGACCACCAGCCCCCCGCACACCGAGGAGAAGAAGACATGGACTCCCTCCAGACTCGAGCGAATAGAGTCCACCGAGATCTGA
- the LZTS3 gene encoding leucine zipper putative tumor suppressor 3 isoform X2: MATLETLPILSDPAYPSPENFHGFAPRYSQTIPKSAMGSVGSGVANDQEFAMKSVGTRTQSSGRQTEGPRNGYSTREISNRYSGEEKTYKSEKVSNSLYINGDLRKSEKVKMDICGNVTTNNEKNLPPPPQYREPSNPPKILPISGKLDQNLCPPQSNGMAENRKSLNHANSNSPSAPKGGLDKSSLNRTTNQGGGLSDSGRNSLTSLPTYGTGYSQHVGPMSASTSHINRIGTTYVEKNIVGYNGISTSDSGRSSSKSTSSFNRLNHLNETMPFHSPSTDDIIQDLEDRLWEKEQEVLQMRRNLDKSEAAIFQVFEEKQKIWEREMEDLRQNYANKLQQVSKKAQRAQQALQLQIFKLQQEKKKLQDDMGQLLQQREELEKKFVAFKKEQAEFLPKIEETKWEVCQKAGEISLLKQQLKDSQADVSQKLNEIVGLRSQLKEGKNFLREKEEQILTLKDSYSSKSVNLEICESELQRKMSEVQVLREKLNHCELEVSGLKRTLASMGPAGPFGGDLGEKLRDPLACESDEAKMQRQSEDSVNTLRREVERLQTELKLERQQREQQVMDFEEERRTWQEEKEKVIKYQKQLQLNYVEMYQKNQLLEHKVNEMNTKTTSPPHTEEKKTWTPSRLERIESTEI; the protein is encoded by the exons ATGGCCACGCTAGAGACGCTGCCCATCCTCAGTGACCCGGCCTACCCCAGCCCAGAGAACTTCCACGGCTTCGCCCCCCGCTATTCCCAGACCATCCCCAAGAGCGCCATGGGGAGCGTGGGCAGCGGAGTGGCCAACGACCAGGAGTTCGCCATGAAGAGCGTGGGCACCCGGACGCAGAGCAGCGGCCGGCAGACGGAGGGGCCCCGCAACGGCTACTCCACGCGGGAGATCTCCAACCGCTACTCCGGCGAGGAGAAGACCTACAAGTCGGAGAAAGTCTCCAACTCTCTCTACATCAACGGCGACCTGCGCAAGAGCGAGAAGGTGAAGATGGACATCTGCGGCAACGTGACCACCAACAACGAGAAGAACCTGCCGCCGCCTCCCCAGTACCGAGAGCCCAGTAACCCACCAAAGATTTTGCCAATCTCTGGCAAACTAGACCAG AACCTCTGCCCGCCGCAGAGCAACGGGATGGCAGAGAACAGAAAGAGCTTGAACCATGCCAACAGCAATAGCCCGTCCGCACCCAAGGGTGGACTCGACAAGAGCAGCCTTAACAGGACTACAAACCAAGGGGGGGGGCTCTCGGATTCGGGCCGTAACTCGCTAACGAGCCTGCCCACCTACGGGACGGGCTACAGCCAGCACGTGGGCCCCATGAGCGCCTCCACGAGCCACATCAACCGCATCGGGACCACCTACGTGGAGAAGAACATCGTGGGATACAACGGGATATCTACCTCAGACAGCGGGCGGTCCTCGAGCAAGAGCACCTCGTCCTTCAACAGACTGAACCATCTCAACGAAACGATGCCTTTCCACTCGCCCTCGACCGACGACATCATCCAGGACCTGGAGGACCGGCTgtgggagaaggagcaggaggtgctccagatgCGGAGGAACTTGGACAAGAGCGAGGCGGCCATCTTCCAGGTGTTCGAGGAGAAGCAGAAGATCTGGGAGAGGGAGATGGAGGACTTGAGGCAGAACTATGCCAACAAGTTGCAGCAGGTCTCCAAAAAGGCGCAGCGGGCTCAGCAGGCTTTGCAGCTCCAAATCTTCAAGCtccagcaggagaaaaaaaaactccaGGATGACATGGGACAACTCCTCCAGCAAcgagaggagctggagaagaaatTTGTGGCTTTCAAGAAGGAGCAGGCTGAGTTTCTCCCTAAGATTGAAGAGACCAAGTGGGAG GTTTGCCAGAAGGCAGGTGAgatctccctgctcaagcagcagctgaaggacTCCCAAGCCGACGTCTCCCAGAAGCTCAACGAGATCGTGGGACTGCGGTCGCAGCTCAAGGAAGGTAAGAACTTCCTACGGGAGAAAGAGGAGCAGATCCTCACCCTGAAGGACTCCTACAGCTCCAAGAGCGTCAACCTGGAGATCTGCGAGAGCGAGCTGCAGCGGAAGATGAGCGAGGTCCAGgtgctgagggaaaagctgaaccACTGTGAGCTGGAGGTCTCCGGCCTGAAGCGGACACTTGCCAGCATGGGACCTGCGGGGCCTTTTGGCGGGGACCTCGGGGAGAAGCTGCGGGACCCGCTGGCCTGCGAGAGCGACGAGGCCAAGATGCAGCGGCAGAGCGAGGACAGCGTGAACACCCTGCGCAGGGAGGTGGAGCGGCTCCAGACGGAGCTGAAGCTGGAGCGGCAGCAGCGGGAGCAGCAGGTGATGGACTTCGAGGAGGAGCGGCGCACgtggcaggaggagaaggagaaagtcATCAAGTaccagaagcagctgcagctgaactACGTGGAGATGTACCAGAAGAACCAGCTCCTGGAGCACAAGGTCAACGAGATGAACACAAAGACCACCAGCCCCCCGCACACCGAGGAGAAGAAGACATGGACTCCCTCCAGACTCGAGCGAATAGAGTCCACCGAGATCTGA